The Burkholderiales bacterium genome segment GAGCGCCCGCTAGCGGGCGCTGCGCTTCCGCGCCGGTAAACGCCTCAGAGGGAAACCAAGGTTTCCCTCCGAGACCTCCTTTCCTTTTATAGCTTCCTGTCGACGAACGCGACGGTCCCCGGGATCTGAAAGAGCTCGAGGAAGAGTCCCGTGCCTGCGCGCACGGGGCTTTCCTTGCTGTGCCTGAAAGCGGTGTCGTCGAGCAGGCGCGCGACATTGATGGCGAGCCCGCCGTAGAGGTGGCGGCTCTTCGCGGCCGCGGGCGGATCGTAGCCGTGCACGCCGTAGCCGACGACGAGCTCGGCGTAACGCAGCACCGGATGCGCGTCGAGCGCCGGCACACCCGAAGCCTTGAACGCCAACAGGTAGCGCTGCCCGTTGTAATCGTCGAAGGGCGCCCAGTTGCCGTTCGCTTTCGCCTGCGAAGACTCGCGGTAGTACAGTCGAAAGTCGATCAGTGCGTCGAGCCTGGGATAACGGTGCGTGATCCAGCCCAGGCCTGCACCGACGAAGTTGGCGATCAGGTCTTCGTGGCTGAACTTGTACTGCTTCGAGAAGCCGTCGAGGACTTCGATACCGGTGTAGACGATGAGCGTCGTGGTCGTCGCAAGCCTGAGCGCGTCTTCGCGGCTGTTGCCCATCCATTGCAGCGCCTGCGCTCCGGCGCGCACGCCGGTGTATGTGCCGAAAGCGTGCCCCAGCTTGTCGGCGCCGCCTTTTTCGGTGCCCGAGCCGAACCACCCTTCGCCGTGCGACCGGAAATCCCTGAAGCCGTTGTCCCACCACTTCGTCGCGCCGTAGGCGGCGACCCCTGCCGCGCTCGCGCCGATGAAGAGCTGGGTGCGCGTGTGCACGTCGTCGTACCACGGCGCAGGCTCGTCCGCGTGCAGCACGGGCGCGGCGGACACGTACGCCGCCGCGGCGGCCAGTCGAAGCGCACGCGGGCAAGGCATGGTCTCACGCTAACACCCGCCGCGTGATGTCACTGTGAAGCGGCCGCGGCCGGATCAACGGATGAGCCCCATCCAGCGCCACACCGGCACTGCCGCTGCGACCGACACGAGAACGAATGCGCCCCACGCCCAGGCGAGCCTGCGCACCGAGGCGAAGGTGTAGAGCTCGCCCGAGCCGTGATAGAGCGCCAGATACACCGTGCTCTGCGTCGGCAGGAACCACACCTGCGTCGCGACCAGCGAGATGAGCGCGACGACGAAAGGATGGATGCCGATCGCTGCCGCCACCGGCATCGCGACCAGCGTCAGCAGCGGCGCGGCGGCCTGCCAGCGCACGACGAGCGCCAGCAGGTAGCCGAGGAGCGTGAGCGCGATGCAGAAGAGGAGGGCGTTGCCCTTCAACATGGCGACCGGTTCCGCGAGCGCGGTGCCCAGCCAGTCGCCGATCTTCAGTTGCGTGAATAAGGTCGCGAGGCTCGTGATCACGCCGAAGAAGACGAGGAAGTTCCAGTTGACCCCGGTGCGCAGCATGTTCGCGTCGAGGCGCCGCACGGCCGCGAGCACGAGCAGCGCGGCGACGCCGATCCATGCGCCGTGGATGCCGTGCAGCGGCTCGCTGAGAAAGCCGGCGATGAGCGCGACCAGCACGCCCAGACACCAGATTTCGTCGCGGCGCATCGGGCCGAGCACTTCGTGCTGGAGCGCGAGACGGTGCGTCGCGTCGGCGAGGGTTTCCACGGGGCGATAGAGCGTGACGACGGCGATCATCGACGTCGCGAACAGCACGAGATGCAGCGGCAGCGCGGCGACGAACCAGTACGTGAATCCGACTTGCGCGCGCGCCGCATCGGGCAGGAGGCCGTGGACCAGCAGTCCGACCGACGAGCCCGTCAGGAACAGGCCGGACATCTGGCCGAAGCCGACCAGCGCCGCGAGCGCGAGACCCGCGGCCGCGCGCGAGCCCGCGGCGTAGCCGAGCGCCGCGGCGACCTCGCGTACGAGCGGCGCGGCGAGCGCCATGCGGCTCGTCGCGTTGGGCAGCGTCGGCGTGACCGCGGTCCCGACGAGCGCGAGGGTGACGCAGCGCGAGGTGAAGCTCGCGGGTTTCCTGCCGAGCGCGATCAGCGCGACGCGGTAAAGCAATCCGGAGTTGCCGACCGCGACGCCGACCGCGAGCACCGCCAGCACGAGCACCCACGCCTGGGTCGCGAAGCCGTCGAGGGCGACGCGCGGCGCGGCGATGCCGGTGACGGTCCACACCGCGAGCAGCGCAAGCGCGACGACCGCTTCGGGCAGCAGCTCGGCGGCGAACAGCACCGCGGCCGAGATGACCGTGAGCAGCATGCGCCAGCCCGCCTCGCTGAGACCCGCGGGCGGGTCGACACCCCAGAAGAGCAGCGGCAGCACCGAAGCCGCGCTCCACAGCCACGGGACCATGCGGCGCCCGTCGCGCTTGCGCTGCGGCGCCGGCGCGGCGGTCACCGGTTGTTCCTGCGTTGGGGCCGGCGCGCCGCCGAGCCGCCGCACATCGGCCTCGGCGCCCGCCGCCGCATACGCGAGCGCGGCGTCTTCGAGGTAACCCTCGCTCTCGAGCTGCCGCGCGACCGCGTGCACGCGCGTCTGCAGCGCGAGCTCGCGGTGATCCGCGCGCAGCCGCCGCCGCAGCGCCTTGCGAACCGACGGGGGCACGTACACGCCGAGCTCGTCCCGCCGCCACAATCCCGACGCCGACGTCGCCCCGCCGATCCTGTGGACGATCCTGGGCGTCGTCGAGCCGGACGAGGGCGTGCCTTCCGCGAGCTGCTGCAGGCTCGCGAGCGCGGGCTCCATCGCGGCAAGCCGCTGCAGCACGCGCAGCGGCGGCCGCTCGAACAGCGCGCCGGCCTCGACGAGATCGCGCTCGTCGTCGGTCAGCTCTTCCAGCCGCTCG includes the following:
- a CDS encoding DUF2279 domain-containing protein yields the protein MSAAPVLHADEPAPWYDDVHTRTQLFIGASAAGVAAYGATKWWDNGFRDFRSHGEGWFGSGTEKGGADKLGHAFGTYTGVRAGAQALQWMGNSREDALRLATTTTLIVYTGIEVLDGFSKQYKFSHEDLIANFVGAGLGWITHRYPRLDALIDFRLYYRESSQAKANGNWAPFDDYNGQRYLLAFKASGVPALDAHPVLRYAELVVGYGVHGYDPPAAAKSRHLYGGLAINVARLLDDTAFRHSKESPVRAGTGLFLELFQIPGTVAFVDRKL
- a CDS encoding SLC13 family permease → MQVDDIRAQELKLAAEALAAVPLFAGLSPVDRAKLAGVLEERWLDPGGVVFEAGTRADALYILREGTAERRVAGSPIDIVRPPAIFGELALITNAPRSATVVAVTPIHLWVLPRSRFVPLLRAEPELMLHLSGAVGMDLARTRQILGELQSELDAWLDERLEELTDDERDLVEAGALFERPPLRVLQRLAAMEPALASLQQLAEGTPSSGSTTPRIVHRIGGATSASGLWRRDELGVYVPPSVRKALRRRLRADHRELALQTRVHAVARQLESEGYLEDAALAYAAAGAEADVRRLGGAPAPTQEQPVTAAPAPQRKRDGRRMVPWLWSAASVLPLLFWGVDPPAGLSEAGWRMLLTVISAAVLFAAELLPEAVVALALLAVWTVTGIAAPRVALDGFATQAWVLVLAVLAVGVAVGNSGLLYRVALIALGRKPASFTSRCVTLALVGTAVTPTLPNATSRMALAAPLVREVAAALGYAAGSRAAAGLALAALVGFGQMSGLFLTGSSVGLLVHGLLPDAARAQVGFTYWFVAALPLHLVLFATSMIAVVTLYRPVETLADATHRLALQHEVLGPMRRDEIWCLGVLVALIAGFLSEPLHGIHGAWIGVAALLVLAAVRRLDANMLRTGVNWNFLVFFGVITSLATLFTQLKIGDWLGTALAEPVAMLKGNALLFCIALTLLGYLLALVVRWQAAAPLLTLVAMPVAAAIGIHPFVVALISLVATQVWFLPTQSTVYLALYHGSGELYTFASVRRLAWAWGAFVLVSVAAAVPVWRWMGLIR